The sequence TCATACCTCGCGGTTTCCCTAGCGGAACCGCCGCGCATCGGCCAAAGTGCAGCGCCCGATGAGCTTGGAAACCCGCATGCTCGGTCCCGAGGACAGCCTGGCCGCCACCGGCCTGCTGGCGCACCTCAATCCGGACCTGCCCACCGCCACCCTCCGCGAGAGATTCGAAACCATTCTCCGCGAGCATCCGCACTACCACCCCTTCGGCGCGTTCAAGGAGGGCAAGCTCGTCGGCCTCGCCGGTGTCTGGATCGCCACCAAAGTGTGGTGCGGCCGATACCTCGAACTGGACAACATCGTCGTCCACCCGCTCCACCGCTCGGAGGGCATCGGCTCCGTCCTGATCAAGGAAATCGAGGCCCTCGGACGGGAAAGAAACTGTAATCTTCTCGTGCTTGACAGTTATACTTCCAATTATTCATCCCATCGACTGTATCATCGCCTGGGATTCGAGATCTGGGGCTTCCATTTCGTGAAGCCGCTTGCCGAGCACGGCCATTGATCCACCTCCGCCTACAACTTTCCCCATGTCCGTCGTCCTCGTCCACTATCATCTCTCGCCGGGTGGCGTCACCCGCGTGATCGAAAGCGCCTCGCGCTGCCTCACCGCCGCCGGCGTCCCGCACGTGATCCTCACCGGCGCGCCGCCGCCGACCGTCACCGACCTCCCCGTCCACGTCATCGAGGGCCTCGGCTATCTCAATGACGTCGCCAGCCACACGCCGCTGCGCCTCGTCCACGCGATGCGCGCCACCGTTCAGGACGCCATCGGACTGGGCCCCCACGTCTGGCATTTCCACAACCACTCGCTGGGCCTGAACCTGCTGATGGACGAGGTGGTCAGCACCCTCGCCGAGGCCGGCGAAAAACTGGTGCTCCAGATCCACGACCTGGCCGAGGACGGCCGCCCGAAGAACTACCCGGTGATCGCGGAGTCCGAGACCCTCTACCCGCTGGCCCCGCAGATCCGCTACGCCTTCCTCAATTCCCGCGACCGCACGTGGTTCCACCACGCCGGGCTGCCGCTGGAGCGCTCGATGGTGCTGCCGAACCCGATCAGCGCCCCGGCCACCCCGGATGGAGCCCCCGCCGCCGGCACCCCGGCCCGCGTGCTCTATCCGGTGCGCGGCATCCGCCGGAAAAACCTCGGTGAAGTCTTCCTGCTCGCCGCGATCTCGCCGCCGGACACCCGTTACGCCGTCACGCTCGCCCCGGTCCACGCGCGCTGGAAACCCTACTTCGACGATTGGTTCGCCTTCGCCTCCGATTCCGGCCTGCCCGTGGATCTGGCGGTGGTCGACCGCATCGCACCCCACCCCGGGGCCAGCAGCTCCTTCGAATCCTGGCTCGGCCAGGCCACCCACCTCGTCACGACCTCCGTGGCGGAGGGCTTCGGCCTCGGGTTCCTGGAATCCGCCGCGCTCGGCAAGCCGCTGCTCGGCCGCAACCTGCCGATGGTCACCCAGGACTACGCCGCCGCGGGCATCACCGCCGGTCGCCTCTA comes from Luteolibacter sp. LG18 and encodes:
- a CDS encoding GNAT family N-acetyltransferase, encoding MSLETRMLGPEDSLAATGLLAHLNPDLPTATLRERFETILREHPHYHPFGAFKEGKLVGLAGVWIATKVWCGRYLELDNIVVHPLHRSEGIGSVLIKEIEALGRERNCNLLVLDSYTSNYSSHRLYHRLGFEIWGFHFVKPLAEHGH